The proteins below come from a single Acidobacteriota bacterium genomic window:
- a CDS encoding glycine--tRNA ligase, with translation MAAPNIETIVSLAKRRGFVFPASDIYGGLGSSWDYGQLGVELANNIKQSWWRWVVYERDDIEGLDSSIIQNRMVWKYSGHEDTFSDPLVDCRDCNSRLRLDKLDVDPADGKAMCSSCGSKNLTDPKDFNLMFRTTVGAASSDDDPTALAYLRPETAQGIFINFKNVLDTSRRKLPFGIAQVGKAFRNEVTPGNFIFRTREFEQMEVEYFCRPDDAPRVHQEWIDAYDAWLGTLGISGENVRHYEQTKQELAHYSDRTVDFLYRFFPEREEEDKQFDELLGIANRTDYDLRVHSKKPENAEGKRINPDSTEDLSYFDPQTNERFYPYCIEPSIGVNRTLLAVLMDAYTEKTNDKGEVRVILKLKPELAPIKVAVLPLAKNNDGIVTLAKKLKRDLQPSMRAVYDDTGGIGKLYARQDEIGTPFCVTVDHESLEDNAVTVRDRDTWEQERVSIEGLKEYLQKRLS, from the coding sequence ATGGCAGCACCAAATATCGAAACTATCGTCTCTCTCGCAAAACGCCGAGGATTTGTTTTTCCTGCTTCGGACATCTACGGCGGGCTCGGATCGTCGTGGGATTACGGCCAGCTCGGCGTTGAGTTGGCGAACAACATCAAGCAAAGCTGGTGGCGTTGGGTCGTTTACGAACGCGACGATATCGAGGGGCTTGATTCGTCGATCATCCAGAATCGGATGGTTTGGAAATATTCGGGGCACGAAGACACATTCAGTGATCCGCTCGTCGATTGCCGCGACTGCAACTCAAGGCTGCGGCTCGACAAACTCGATGTCGATCCTGCGGATGGCAAGGCGATGTGCTCGAGCTGTGGATCAAAGAATCTGACAGATCCGAAGGATTTCAACCTGATGTTTCGCACGACGGTCGGAGCGGCTTCATCAGACGATGATCCCACGGCCCTTGCTTACTTACGGCCCGAGACGGCGCAGGGAATTTTCATCAATTTTAAGAACGTTCTGGACACGTCTCGCCGCAAGCTGCCGTTCGGTATCGCTCAGGTTGGCAAGGCATTTCGAAATGAGGTTACGCCGGGGAATTTTATCTTCCGAACGCGCGAATTCGAGCAGATGGAGGTTGAGTATTTTTGCCGTCCGGACGATGCTCCGAGGGTCCATCAGGAATGGATCGATGCGTACGACGCATGGCTCGGAACGCTAGGTATTTCCGGCGAAAACGTAAGACATTACGAACAGACGAAACAGGAACTCGCCCACTATTCCGATCGAACCGTAGATTTTCTGTATCGATTTTTCCCCGAACGCGAGGAGGAGGATAAGCAGTTTGATGAGTTGCTTGGTATCGCCAACCGAACGGATTACGACCTTCGGGTTCACTCGAAAAAGCCGGAAAATGCAGAAGGAAAACGCATCAATCCGGATTCGACCGAGGACCTGTCGTACTTCGATCCGCAGACTAACGAGCGATTTTATCCGTACTGCATCGAACCGTCCATCGGCGTAAACCGCACACTACTCGCGGTTTTGATGGACGCCTATACGGAGAAAACAAACGACAAGGGCGAAGTTCGCGTCATTCTGAAACTAAAACCTGAACTCGCTCCGATCAAGGTCGCCGTGCTGCCGCTTGCTAAGAATAATGACGGAATCGTCACGTTAGCCAAAAAGCTCAAACGCGACCTGCAGCCATCGATGCGTGCCGTTTACGACGACACTGGCGGCATTGGTAAGCTCTACGCCAGACAAGACGAGATCGGTACGCCGTTCTGCGTGACGGTCGATCACGAATCGCTCGAGGACAATGCCGTAACTGTTCGTGACCGTGACACGTGGGAGCAGGAACGCGTTAGCATTGAAGGCCTGAAAGAGTATTTGCAGAAAAGGCTTTCTTAG
- the ftcD gene encoding glutamate formimidoyltransferase: MKKLIECVPNFSEGRDMAVIKQITDEVEKIDGVKLLDVDPGFSTNRTVVTFVGTPDEVIEAAFQAVKKAQELIDMRRHKGDHPRFGATDVCPLVPIAGVTMEETAEYARKLGERIGSELAISVYLYENAATEGKRRNLANCREGEYEGLKDRISSAEWKPDFGPAEFDVSVARSGAVAVGARDFLIAVNFNLNTTSTRRANAIAFDVREKGRTKREGNPITGKSVKDESGDPVMIPGTLKGTKAIGWFIAEYGIAQVSMNITNLSQTPLHAAFDEVSEKAHKRGLRVTGLEIVGLVPKKAIIDAGDYYLTKQTRSLGVTEAEKVKIAIKSMGLDDLKPFDPNEKIIEYVLAGDSKTASLVDLTCRGFADETASESPAPGGGSISAYLGALGAALATMVANLSSHKAGWDDRWEEFSDWAVKGQKIKDELLFLVDEDTSSFNKVMDAFGLPKTTEEEKEARTAAIQEATKYATEIPFRTMQRAFDAFEIIRAMAEQGNPNSVSDAGVGALCARSAVMGAYLNVKINAAGLKDREFAENLLLQGAEIEGKAIAAEAEIMAIVNGKIDQ; encoded by the coding sequence ATGAAAAAGCTGATCGAATGTGTTCCCAATTTTAGCGAAGGCCGCGATATGGCGGTGATCAAACAGATCACCGACGAGGTCGAAAAGATTGACGGCGTGAAGCTGCTCGATGTCGATCCAGGTTTTTCGACCAACCGCACGGTAGTGACCTTCGTAGGAACGCCGGATGAGGTAATTGAGGCGGCATTCCAGGCGGTCAAGAAAGCGCAGGAACTGATCGACATGCGGCGGCACAAGGGCGACCATCCGCGTTTTGGGGCGACGGATGTCTGTCCGCTTGTTCCGATAGCGGGCGTGACGATGGAAGAAACTGCGGAATACGCCCGTAAATTGGGTGAGCGGATCGGCAGTGAACTCGCAATTTCAGTCTACCTCTACGAAAACGCAGCGACCGAGGGGAAACGCCGCAATTTGGCTAATTGCCGCGAAGGCGAGTACGAAGGACTGAAAGACCGGATTTCTTCGGCGGAATGGAAACCTGATTTCGGGCCTGCGGAATTCGACGTAAGCGTTGCCCGTTCTGGTGCTGTGGCCGTAGGAGCCAGGGATTTCCTGATCGCGGTCAATTTTAATCTGAATACGACCTCGACACGGCGGGCGAACGCGATCGCATTTGACGTTCGCGAAAAGGGCCGGACAAAGCGCGAAGGCAATCCGATCACGGGCAAGAGCGTCAAAGACGAATCCGGTGATCCGGTAATGATCCCGGGAACTCTGAAAGGAACCAAAGCGATCGGCTGGTTCATCGCCGAATATGGTATTGCTCAGGTCTCGATGAACATTACGAACCTGTCGCAAACGCCGCTGCACGCTGCCTTTGACGAGGTAAGCGAAAAAGCTCACAAACGCGGGCTGCGGGTCACTGGCCTCGAGATCGTCGGCCTCGTGCCGAAAAAAGCTATCATCGATGCGGGCGACTATTATTTGACAAAACAGACCCGTTCACTCGGCGTGACCGAGGCTGAGAAGGTCAAGATCGCGATCAAATCGATGGGGCTTGACGACCTCAAGCCGTTCGATCCCAATGAAAAGATCATTGAATACGTACTAGCTGGGGATTCAAAGACGGCGAGCCTCGTCGACTTGACCTGTCGGGGATTTGCCGACGAAACAGCGTCGGAATCGCCCGCACCAGGCGGCGGTTCGATCTCGGCGTATCTTGGAGCCCTCGGTGCGGCCCTCGCGACGATGGTTGCGAATCTCTCGTCGCACAAAGCCGGATGGGACGACCGCTGGGAAGAATTCTCTGATTGGGCGGTAAAGGGCCAGAAGATAAAGGACGAGCTTCTGTTCCTTGTGGATGAGGACACGAGTTCATTCAACAAGGTCATGGATGCGTTCGGCCTGCCAAAAACGACTGAAGAGGAAAAAGAAGCTCGGACCGCGGCGATACAGGAAGCCACCAAATACGCTACGGAGATCCCGTTCCGCACGATGCAGCGGGCGTTTGACGCTTTTGAAATAATCAGGGCAATGGCGGAACAAGGTAACCCGAACTCGGTCTCAGACGCTGGCGTCGGGGCTCTGTGTGCTCGCTCGGCAGTAATGGGAGCGTACCTAAACGTTAAGATCAACGCCGCTGGCCTGAAGGATCGTGAGTTTGCCGAGAATTTGCTTTTGCAAGGTGCCGAGATCGAGGGCAAGGCTATCGCGGCGGAGGCCGAGATCATGGCTATTGTTAACGGCAAGATCGATCAATAG
- a CDS encoding DUF4118 domain-containing protein: MKPQGVLNSILLRFGLSVAAVLLVAIALIEVRERVNSTTVALAFLLVVLSVATFFGRNPALLASFAAMLCFNYFFLPPYYTWTIAEPQNLVAWAAFTLTALIAGELSAYASRRAREAERLYEELQTAFKTATEAEALKQSEKLKSALLDAVTHDLRTPLTSIKASVTTLLDSEGGHRTIELDSEGRADFLDIINEETDRLNGFIESMVQLAKVESGPAKGTAVFSNVEEIISTALDRAEKLISGHHLVVNLEKEMPLIRVDARAIAEVVYNLVENAAKYSKNETTITITAYSRGDRVFISVADEGKGIPEEMRERVFEKFVRLEGSVADGLGLGLAIARGIVESQGGTIEIRSGPEGKGTEVVLVLPIGEE; the protein is encoded by the coding sequence ATGAAACCGCAAGGCGTACTAAATTCCATTCTTCTTAGATTTGGCCTCTCTGTCGCGGCAGTATTGTTGGTTGCGATCGCTCTGATCGAAGTTCGTGAGCGGGTCAATTCGACGACGGTCGCATTGGCATTCCTACTCGTTGTTTTGTCCGTAGCGACGTTTTTCGGCAGAAATCCGGCATTGCTCGCATCGTTTGCGGCGATGCTTTGTTTTAATTACTTCTTCCTACCACCCTATTATACCTGGACGATCGCGGAGCCCCAGAATCTCGTTGCTTGGGCTGCATTTACATTGACGGCACTCATCGCGGGAGAGCTATCGGCCTATGCGAGCCGTCGTGCAAGAGAAGCAGAGCGGCTCTACGAAGAACTGCAGACAGCATTCAAAACAGCTACTGAAGCCGAAGCACTAAAGCAAAGCGAAAAGCTTAAATCAGCTTTGCTAGACGCAGTTACACACGACCTGCGAACACCACTGACATCGATCAAAGCTTCGGTAACCACCCTGCTCGACAGCGAAGGCGGACATCGCACTATTGAACTCGACAGCGAGGGAAGGGCTGACTTTCTCGATATCATCAACGAAGAGACCGACCGGCTCAATGGCTTTATAGAAAGCATGGTCCAGCTCGCAAAGGTAGAGTCGGGGCCGGCAAAAGGCACGGCCGTGTTTTCCAATGTCGAGGAGATCATCTCGACCGCGCTCGACCGGGCGGAAAAGCTCATTTCCGGCCATCATCTCGTCGTCAATCTTGAAAAGGAGATGCCGCTCATTCGCGTTGATGCGCGTGCGATCGCGGAAGTAGTTTACAATCTCGTCGAGAACGCGGCAAAATATTCCAAAAATGAGACGACGATCACGATCACGGCATATTCACGTGGTGATCGCGTTTTTATCTCAGTTGCAGATGAAGGCAAGGGAATTCCAGAGGAAATGCGCGAACGTGTGTTTGAGAAATTCGTACGCCTCGAGGGCTCTGTCGCGGATGGCCTTGGCCTTGGCCTTGCTATCGCTCGCGGAATCGTTGAGTCTCAGGGTGGCACGATCGAGATCAGATCCGGTCCTGAAGGGAAAGGAACGGAGGTCGTGCTGGTGCTGCCGATCGGAGAAGAATGA
- a CDS encoding response regulator transcription factor, whose product MSEHQKVLIVDDEPQITRVLRHSLTAHRYDVRTAADGISGLDTFRDWHPDLIITDLQMPEMSGIEFCCEIRKTSLVPIIILSVKGDERTKVEALDAGADDYVTKPFGIDELLARVRAALRRKATTPDEEEDCLADGEFLIDLATREIKVAGEAVHLTPKEFDLLVFLFRNRGKVITHRAILTAIWGGNFTQQTEYLRVFVGQLRKKLEKDPSQPRYIRTEPWVGYRFNPHG is encoded by the coding sequence ATGAGCGAACATCAGAAAGTTTTAATCGTTGACGACGAGCCGCAGATCACACGCGTCTTGCGCCACAGCCTGACCGCCCATCGGTATGATGTGCGAACGGCCGCGGACGGCATTTCAGGGCTTGATACATTTCGCGATTGGCATCCGGACCTTATAATCACTGACCTGCAAATGCCTGAAATGAGCGGGATCGAGTTCTGTTGCGAGATCAGAAAGACATCGTTAGTACCGATCATTATTCTCTCGGTAAAAGGTGATGAACGCACGAAGGTTGAAGCTTTAGATGCGGGAGCCGATGATTACGTGACAAAGCCTTTCGGTATCGACGAACTGCTAGCTCGAGTACGTGCCGCCCTCCGCAGAAAGGCCACTACACCGGACGAAGAAGAAGATTGTCTGGCTGATGGCGAATTCTTGATCGACCTCGCAACCCGCGAGATCAAGGTCGCCGGCGAGGCGGTTCACCTAACCCCTAAAGAATTTGATCTGCTTGTTTTCCTTTTTCGAAATCGCGGCAAGGTCATAACGCACCGTGCGATCCTGACCGCGATCTGGGGCGGGAATTTTACGCAGCAGACCGAGTATCTGCGAGTATTTGTGGGCCAACTGCGTAAAAAACTCGAGAAAGATCCTTCACAGCCTCGATACATCCGAACCGAACCTTGGGTCGGTTACCGGTTCAACCCTCACGGTTAA
- a CDS encoding amino acid transporter, which produces MSTNQTGSFSLSKWFMQGIRPPDGLSNNEQNSHDPQHKHSWWQVMCLTGVDYFSTLGYQPGIAFAAAGVLSPIATLLLVLLTLFGALPIYNRVATESPHGQGSISMLESLLSRWKSKLFVLILLGFVATDFVITITLSAADASEHIIHNPFVEEHFAGLNHPILVTFLLIAVLAAVFLKGFKEAIGIAVVLVIAYLLLNLVVIVVGINAIIHDPSLLSRWQDALFTAPSGDTRSVFMILGLSLIVFPKLALGLSGFETGVAVMPLIKNPHRIEKTKKLLRSSALLMSFFLICSSFITSVLIPAEQFGHGGKASGRALAYLAHEYLGEAFGTAYDLSTIFILWFAGASAMAGLLNIVPRYLPRYGMAPNWARASRPLVLIFAFICFTITYIFEANVEAQGGAYATGVLVLMTSASIAVTISAWAKKQGVKWIFLVIAVVFSYTTITNIVERPDGIKIASLFILAIVVASFVSRAMRTTELRIQKIEFDETAQKFIDDLDDGEIRIVTNRRETGDLTEYRYKELEKRMDNHIPSSDPILFYEIEIGDASEFTGKLLITGVDIGGYKILRTKAPAVPNAIAALLLNLRDKTKKIPHVYFGWSEGNPIHYLIRYILFGEGDTAPVTREILRQAEPDAEFRPSVHVGG; this is translated from the coding sequence ATGAGTACCAACCAAACTGGTAGTTTTAGTCTAAGCAAGTGGTTCATGCAGGGCATTAGGCCGCCGGACGGTCTGTCGAACAATGAGCAAAACAGCCATGATCCGCAACATAAGCATTCCTGGTGGCAGGTAATGTGCCTGACGGGCGTCGACTATTTCTCGACACTGGGGTATCAACCGGGAATCGCGTTTGCAGCCGCAGGTGTTCTTTCTCCGATAGCAACACTCCTTCTCGTCCTATTGACACTCTTTGGAGCCCTTCCGATCTACAATCGAGTGGCGACCGAAAGCCCTCACGGACAAGGATCGATCTCGATGCTTGAATCGCTGCTTTCCCGTTGGAAAAGCAAGCTTTTCGTCCTGATCTTGCTGGGATTCGTAGCCACAGATTTTGTCATCACGATCACGTTGTCTGCGGCAGATGCTTCGGAACATATTATTCATAACCCATTCGTAGAAGAACACTTTGCCGGATTGAATCATCCGATCCTTGTTACATTTCTGCTTATCGCGGTTCTGGCTGCGGTATTTTTGAAAGGTTTCAAAGAGGCGATCGGCATTGCGGTGGTTCTCGTGATCGCGTATCTTTTGCTAAATCTCGTGGTTATCGTGGTTGGGATCAATGCGATCATTCATGATCCATCGCTTCTGAGCAGATGGCAGGACGCCCTTTTCACAGCTCCAAGCGGCGACACCCGCAGCGTCTTCATGATCCTCGGCCTGTCGCTGATCGTTTTTCCAAAACTCGCTCTAGGGCTTTCAGGTTTTGAAACGGGTGTCGCAGTAATGCCGCTGATCAAGAATCCCCACCGGATCGAGAAGACCAAGAAGCTGCTTAGAAGCTCCGCATTATTGATGAGCTTCTTCCTGATCTGCAGCAGCTTTATTACAAGCGTACTAATTCCTGCGGAACAATTCGGTCACGGAGGCAAAGCGTCGGGACGTGCTCTTGCATACCTTGCCCACGAGTACCTCGGTGAGGCATTTGGTACGGCGTACGATCTCAGTACGATCTTTATTCTTTGGTTTGCGGGTGCGTCGGCGATGGCGGGATTGCTAAATATCGTTCCGCGCTACTTGCCGCGATACGGAATGGCTCCAAATTGGGCTCGGGCGTCGCGGCCCCTTGTGTTAATTTTTGCTTTTATCTGCTTCACGATCACTTATATTTTCGAGGCGAATGTTGAGGCCCAGGGTGGAGCTTACGCAACCGGCGTTTTGGTGTTGATGACGTCGGCGTCTATCGCTGTTACCATCTCGGCATGGGCAAAGAAACAGGGAGTCAAGTGGATATTCCTCGTGATAGCAGTCGTCTTCTCGTATACGACGATCACGAACATCGTCGAACGTCCTGACGGTATCAAAATCGCGTCCCTGTTCATCCTTGCGATCGTTGTTGCGTCTTTCGTTTCTAGAGCAATGCGTACTACGGAGCTGCGCATTCAGAAGATCGAATTCGATGAGACAGCTCAGAAATTTATTGACGACCTCGACGACGGCGAGATCCGCATTGTTACCAACCGTCGCGAAACCGGCGATCTGACGGAATATCGATACAAAGAGCTAGAGAAGCGGATGGACAATCATATTCCGTCTAGCGATCCGATACTTTTCTATGAGATCGAGATCGGAGATGCGTCCGAATTTACCGGGAAGCTTTTGATAACCGGTGTGGACATTGGCGGCTACAAGATTCTCAGGACAAAGGCTCCCGCCGTACCAAATGCGATCGCTGCGCTATTGCTCAATTTGCGGGACAAGACCAAAAAGATACCCCATGTTTACTTTGGATGGAGCGAGGGCAATCCGATTCACTACCTGATTCGGTATATTTTGTTTGGTGAAGGTGACACAGCTCCCGTAACGCGTGAGATATTGCGGCAGGCAGAGCCTGATGCAGAGTTCCGACCGAGCGTCCACGTTGGCGGTTAA
- the kdpF gene encoding K(+)-transporting ATPase subunit F has protein sequence MSWETILAAVCSVLLLVYLVYALLSPEKF, from the coding sequence ATGAGTTGGGAAACTATTTTGGCGGCTGTATGCTCGGTCTTGTTGTTGGTCTACTTGGTCTACGCGCTCTTGAGCCCTGAGAAATTTTAA